TCAATAAAGCCTAATCGGCACGTTTATCATTTTAGAATTGAAGCACGGTCAGAGTAAACAACTCAAAGTTGTTTTGTAACTTTTTGGGTCTGAAGAAATTTCAGAGTATAGTTAAAGCCCTCAACAACTGATTGCATTAAGGTCGATACAGATGGTAGACTGAGGCCCAAACATTAGTTTATAATATGACCCTGTAGTCACAATCACTTTCTCAAAAGACGAAACTAACAAAATACAGAAGGACACACATGATAAGTGTAGTTGCAACGTAcgtgctccctccgtttctaaattcctgtcgttgttttagtccaaacttgcactaaaacagcgacaagaatttagaaacggagtgAGGAGTGAGTACCTTAACATCACAACAAGCTCAATGTAGGATCATCGCCGTTTCCTCCCAAAGTTTGACTGGAAATGGCCGTCACTGttatccatccatccacatTCCCCTTGGATGGGCAAGCACCTAccactgctgctgcatgaTACTCACTCGCTAGAATAGCTGTGTGCCCGCTGTCTGATCGCGGGTCGACAACGTTGATGCAGGCTATCTCGATCGGAGGCACACCACACCGGGCCGGTACGTACGTAGAATTTCTCGAAAAGCCGGCTCAATAATACAACATGACATCACGATAAGCATCCAAGAAAATCTAGTGATCGAGTCGTGTCGTCTTGTGTGCCTCCTCAAGTCTCAGCAAAACTcttgatagaaaaaaaaaaagcccccCCTATCTGAGTCTTCAGGTGTCTGGATCATGCAACTAACGAACCTCCACGTTCCATTTCCCGGCTATAAAATCCACCACGCCGCCCTCCTGATTCCTTTCATTCACAAGGCTCCGTATCCTCTCTCCAATTCGGCCATATCTCTAATTAAGGCGATCGAGCATGAACTCCGGTGAGGTTGCAAGTGTTCTTCTACCTCCCGTAGTACACTTTCCACCACCAGATGCAAGCACGGTTTCTTTCGAACCCCATCGTTACCAGTACCACCAGATAGCCGCCGCACACGATCATTTCCTATTCCAGTACTGCCACGGTTTCGTTGACGACGAGCCGTTTCCTCTTGATAACCCTCCGCCTCCAGCGCCGGCGATCCGCAATAACGGGTCGACGACGAGCTCGGACGAGcccgcggcgggcgccgagcggcagcgggcggaggagaggaggaagaggagggtgGCGTCGAACAGGGAGTCGGCGCGGCGGTCGCGCGTGCGGAAGCAGAAGCAGCTGGGCCAGCTCCGGGCGCAGGCGGCCCAGCTCCGGGACGCAAACCGCGAACTGCTCGACCGGCTCAACCGCGCCATCAGGGACTGCGCCCGCGTCGTGCGAGACAACTCGAGGTTGAGGGAGGAGCGGGCCGAGCTGCACAGGAGGCTCCGGGAGCTAGTCGTCCCCGTGCCCGTGGTCGATGGtgatgccggcgtggaggtGGAGAGCAGCGTCGCCGGTATTGATGAAGATGACGATGAGTCTATCATGGTTGCAATCGCAACCACGTAGAAAGCAAATTGCAAATTCTCTGGGTACACGGGGTGTCCCAGCAAGTGGCTTCCCTCGTACTTCCGTTCAAACAAATATGTTTCaagtttgactaaatttaaatgcatatactaagtcatgtttagatacatttaaattttgacaaacttgacacatcttttgttggacggaggaagtatattttttttacttcattttttcttcttttcttcgaTCAAATCTTTGGTCTATGGATGGGTTTGACTCTGTTAGGTTAAGGGTTTGGTACCAATTAATTGCCAACATACAACAAGTATATAAATAGGTACTAGTagagtgcccgtgcgttgctacggttTGACAAGACCACGAGCTACATTAATTTTCTGTGTAGCAAAACCCACCCATGGATATCCGACCTAGATGGTTAGTTCATGGATCGACGTTTACGTCTATGGGTCGCCCGATTATTGATGTGTAGGGTATGGATACGGTTTATACATGTGGATATTTGTATAGTCGATGCCCTTTCTAAAGTATGCTGCTACATAATTTTGATCTAATCAGGATATCCATCTTACTAagcttctcttttctttctctgaaaTATTGCTACCATCTATCACGATAGAAATGTGCGAGTCCTAATTTTATCTAACACATGTTTGCTTGGAATAGTCTACAACTCTACAATTTGTTGATGCCTATATATAGGTTCAGAGATGTCAAATACCACTTATAAAATATCTACTTGTTTTTGCGGTGTCTTATATATCTACTTCTGACATGAAGCTCTCTATCTCTTACTATTAAACTTCTACCTCTCCTTGCTGCTATATACATGATGATATGTTGTTTTTCTCAGAATACTAATCTCCTCTAAGCATACAAATCTGATGGGGACAAAAGAAATCAATGCTATGCTAACAGGCCATGTATATCTCTATGTCTCTATACAACAAGAGGACTAATCTCCTCTAAGTATACTGAAATTCTAAAGTGTGTGTGTCCATGTATATCTCTACACACAGGAGGACAAACTCTAAAGCTGATAAGAGTAGGCGCAAGAAGTGCCTAAACCATTGATGGTTAACTCAAAAATACATTCTCCTTTTCTCCTCAAATCcctattttatatttttactTCCATTCAGCAGATCAGCACACAAACAATCAAGAAagcaattttatttcaattcTTGGTGCCGTCAAGTGCAAGGTCTCACCAGATTGGTAAGTGACCTAAGGATGTGCTAATCTGATTGGAGATTTGATCTTAATCTCCATTGAATTTGTCCTGCTCTCCTGGTCTTCCGGTTTCCCCATCCTTGCTCCATGCGTCTTGCaggcgccaccaccacctcaaTCCCAATTCCCCCTTATTGCGCCACCCCTTCCTAGCCCCtgttttcttcctctctccccaCCGGCGCTTGGAACTCCAGCCAGCAGCCATGACTCACAGCTTAATTCCTTATAGATTTGCTATGGTGGTGACGAAGAGAGGGTCAAGGTCTCCCATCGCCGTCCCAGTGCTTGATTTTTCTAGGTCTCCACCATAGCCTCCAAGCGCCCTGGCCGCTGGAATCGAGGGCGCACAAGAGGCGCCAGTGAGCAGGGGCTCATGGGCCCTAGCCGGGGGAATCAACGGCGAGCAGGGAAGGCGCAGGGGGCTCGgtgttaggttcgttgcataggaaacaaaaatttcctacgagaagtgcggaagaaaactcaagaatatatatactagatgtatgtaacgagagggatcatgaacaccataccctcgtagaccgctaagcgttacgatcacgagatcgttgttggtgtagtggaactttcaatgagatcaatctcagtgccgaacggacagcacctccttggtatccacacgttcagcttcacgttgtctcctccttcctcaatccagcaagcgagagggagaggtagacgagatcccggcagcacgacggcgtggtgactatggtgaatattctcacgggcagggttacgccgtgcgcgtgagaagaggaggagaggagggctcaggggagagagatccaactgaaagctttggggtgtctctctcccttgcccccccttctatttatataggggtagaggaggcgtggccggccaggactatcccgtggccaggactctccggcggccaggactctcatgcggccaggactctcccgcggccaggactctcctcctggccgcatgggccctgtgggctagcccctcggcccattaaggcagggtgctccctcacaggcccatttagcccagggataggtgggcctcaaggtggaaccctccggaaccttctagaagcttcccggtcaaaaccgggaaatattccaaactttccagaaccctgaaaacaactttccatatataaatctttatctccggaacattccggagctcctcgttgcgtctaggatcccatccaagactccgaatcataattcgatatcatcatcatttatctcatctaacccaagcaacatgaaacgttaagtgtgtgaccctacgggtttgaaaacatgtggacatgatcaaatatcaataaccaatagcgggacctggatgtccataatagttcccacatattccacgaagatctcatcggttgaaccactatgtcgaggattcaattaatccagtatccaattctctttgtctcgcgatatattacttgcccgagatttgatcgtcggtatcgccatacctagtttaatctcgttaccggcaagttctctttactcgttccgtaatataatacccccgcaactaaacacattagtcgcatgcttgcaagctcattaggatgttatattaccgagagggcccagagatatctctccgtcacaaggagtgacaaatcccagtcttgatccatacaacccaacaagcaccttctgggatacctaaaaaacacctttatgatcacccagttacgagatgacggttgatgcccacaaagtattcttccggtactagggagtggcatgatctcatggtctaaagaaataatacttgacataataaaacataagcaacttaaacttaagtgacacgatcaaaagctatgtttaggtttgggtctgtccatcacatcattctcctaatgatatgatctcgttattaaatgacaacacatgtctatggttaggaaaccttaaccatctttaatcaacgagctaatctagtagaggcatattagggacacggtatttgtttatttatccacacatgtatttgagtttccaatcaatacaattatagcatgggcaataaacatttatcaagaacaatgaaatatgataataacaaatttattattgcctctagggcatatttccaacactcGGACCTTGACGCCGGAATACACGGCGCGCATGGCCCTAGCCGCTGGAATCGACGGTGAGCAGGTCCCTGGCCGGGGGAATACGCTTTTGACGCGGAAGTGCGACCACGCGGCGCGCGCTGGTCCGGCTCGAGCAGGTTCATGGAGGGGTGGCCGGGCAGCGCGAGCAGGCAGAGAGCGGGCGCGTGGAGGGGCATGAGGGCGGCGCACGGCCGGACGGGGCGGTGTTGTCTGCAGGCACGGCAAGGAAAAAAacgaaagagaaaagaaacgCTGATAGGCGCAGGGCGTGATATTTTACCGCGCGGGACGTATGGCAGCGACAATGACcataccatcaccaccaactccaatttaaaaTATTGGTATAGATGATTCTATACCTACTCAGTAGAGCCACTGTGGGTATGAGAATGTACAACCCGTACCCTCGCCACTTATATACCAGCATACTTGAACTCACAGTTGGGTCCTGAATACCCGATTCCCGCACCCTTTTGGCGATTGGGCCTTCCGTCTTAAGCCTTCTGGTTCAGCCCCTCTTCCCTTTCCGATCTCTCCCATGAATTGTGACCCAAATCTCTCTCACACTTGACTCAACTCTTGGTCCCCCACGAATCCTACCACCCGCCACTTTCGATCCCTCCACGAGGTCACGGACCCTACCGCCTCCATGCCTTGTTCGTTCTAAGAGCAACTCCTGCAGATACCGAAAAATAGGAATCGAAAAAACATGAGTTCGGTATACTGAATTCGTGTTTTTCGGTTCAAATTTGACCCGGCCATAACAGATATCGTAAACTTGGCCTGAAAACCTCTTACGGTATCTGTTCTGCCCAAGGCCAGGCAAAACTGTATACTCAATCCGTAAAATCAAGGGGCAGCGGCGTGAGTAGGGGACGAGCAGTaggtcaccggcggcggcaacggtgGACAGAGAGCTAAAGTTTACCGAACCAAACGCGGAAACAAACCAGAGCGAGATAAACTCACgtagaaggagaagaaggagtcGATCGGTGTTGACGAGGCGTAGGTTTGTCGGAATTCGGTGTAGCTCTCGACGGCTAGAgttgaagaagacgaagaagctCTCCTTGTAGTatgatgaggaagatgaaCAAGCTCTCCCTGGAGTAGTTCCCAGTCCAATTCCTTGCACATGTACGACGAGGCGCAGCTTGTGACGCACTTGGGTTGTCGCGGTTCACTCCGAGACGGCCGTTCCATGGCGGGTAGGGGCCGGACCGACGGCAGCGCGAGCAGGTGCAGCACGGGAccagcggcagcggccatggcgggcggcgcgaggcGACCAAAAGCAAGCAGTGGCGGCAAGTGCGAGCAGCAGGCGCGAATAGTAGCAGGTGGATCGACCAACGATGCGAGAGCAGCgggcagcggcgacggcggggcgaggaggccacggggccggcggcgggtagAGGAGGAAACTCTGGGAGGGGATAGCACCGGCGGGGGCCAGGGGAGGGGGGAAGggccggtggtggcggccggcgagaGGAGGGTGCGTGGAACTGAAAGCGCGGGCTGAAATTTAACCGAGAAGCCCATAACTCTGTCCTGAGTATATTGGgtgttttgacttttgagaTCGGATCTCCGAAAAGAATTTTCGGATCGGAAATATTATACGGTATCATTTTGGGTCCTTTGTTATCGACTGAACCCTTATAGTAGCGGTTATTTTTCGGATCGGTGTCTTTTACGGTATCTCCTAGAGTTGCTATAAGACGTCGTTGTGCTCGACCCCGTGCGTGGACACGTGCCATGGACGATGCCCACCACTTGCACAAGGTAGGGGAGCAACAACTCACGAGTCACGTGGATGTTTTTTCCAACGGGTACATGTTTAGACCGTTGGGTGGTGGGTTTGGAAAGAAAATTGTATCCGACGAAGGACGAGTATGGTGACAAACGGAAATGTATTGGGTGGTTCGACCCAACGGAACCGGCCAGATGCCAGATGCCATCTTTGAGTCCATGGAGTGATAATTAATACTTCTTCCATCTCATactaagtgactcaaatttgtctaaatatgaacgtatttATATGCTACTAGCAGAGTGCCCGTGCTTtgcttagaaaaaaaaacaataggCAAAAACTATTGAAAAAGATGGATTATCATAAAAGCAATGCCAAATTCAGCTTATGAATTCAACAAAttcaaattctttttttttcttatcgGCGGGAGTAACTCGTAAAGTCTAACTACCACAATGTACTCATTAACATGTCAGCGTCGGTACAGTCAATTTCGAATGCCCTTGTAACATCGACTGCATAATGCTACAAATTTGACACAACCTGCTATCATACACGAGGTCTGAAACTCATTTATCAATGCCGTGTGTGCACGCATATGCTGGTCTTAATTACTTCACCAAGCCATCCAAGTGGTTACTTACATCCATTAGAAAGAATCCTTACTTTACAGgttattccctccgatcctaaatttgaactaaaacaatgacaagaatttagaatcggagggagtattaaactACAAAAACATAAGCTTTCTTTACCTCTATCTCTAACTCTTCTTCTCTGAACCTTAAATTCTCAAAGTTTCACCTGCACTCTCTCCCTCATTGGACAAAATTGATCGACCCTTGCTTTCTCTGTTTGTTGGTCAGCCAATGGTAACACTAAGCATCTGAAGCAATTAGACAGAAAAGTCTTTTAACAAATCAGTTATTTGAAGCAACTGATGGGGATATGTAAATGACATACGGAGTAAAATTTATCATAAATTGTATTGAAATAAGGTACTCACGAAGGCTCAAGATCAAGGTGGATGATAGATTGGAGTTTATGCTCATGTAAGTAACTCATTCCATGACAATCATCATTGGGTTGCTTTGTGTTACCGCAGCGAGAAATTGCACAACATTTGGATGATGTATTAATCGCAGAACATCAAGCTCATGTCTGAATGCTTGCATGTATGCAAAGATATCCACCCAAACTGTAAGGAAAATACAACTTGAGGAGTAGAGTAACATCCAAGTGCAAGAAAGCTATCATAGATGAAGAACAAATGTAACTATCAGGTGAAATCAACCCACACTTTGTTCTCGTCATTaaggacatcatcatccagCTTCTTAACATCAACAAGAATGACCCTCCATGTTGCTTTCCGAAATGTATCCTGAATGGCAACACAAATCAAATTTTAATTGTTAATAGCATCTGACGAAGAAACTCAATGTATGTAATTTTTGGTACAGAAAGTTGGATTTAATATCAGGATTTCAGTAGAATACAATCAATATAGTGAACCAACTGTGCACAGCAGAGTGGAGGTATCCTGAGCAGTGATTAAGGTAAATATGTGACTGATAGTTTATGCATACCTTAGATAAATCTTTGCCATTAGTGAAGTGAAGCTCGTCGGTCAATCTCATGTCCAGGAACATCGTGATCACTGTCAACATGCATAGGAGCAACCTTCAAAGAAGTGAGAGGATGGTCATTATTCAGAACACTTGAACATGAGAGTACATCAGACAGACGGGACATAAATCATATTGAAAAAGAATTTGGATGCCGTATTAATTGCAGGACATCAAGCTCATCTCTGAATGCTCGCCCATGCGTTGTGATCAGAAAAATTGttaggaaaacaaaaatgggAATAATAAAATATCTAAGAATGATGAGAAGCGAAATGAGGGAACTTGATTCATATGTAATACTacataaaaacaaaaatgcttCTAGCAATTCTTGTTCAATGTGAGTACCAAACTTAAATATTTCTGTTTAAAAACCACACGACAGTAGTTCAGTACCATGGTATCGAACAGTAAAAAAATAGTAGGAGATTGCAATCACAGATTTAGCAGTTCTAGCCAAAAGAGAATCGAGATCGAATTCCAACCTTTGATTATCAAATGTTTGCATGCCCTCTCAAACCAATGTACTAAGCTTCATGAACATATCAATTTGTTCAATACCAGACATAAAGAGCTTGAAGTATATCATCCTAGCAGAGATCAAAAAATTTATAGCATCTAATAACAAACAAGTACAAAAGTTAGTGTTTTTCAAGAACCTACGAGATATGGAGAGAGCAAAAAGAATCAGTGCCCGAAAACTGATTAGTGGTTGTGCACTTCAAGCGTATCCTAAACTATTGATCTTGGCTGTCTTTTGACGTCTCGTCTTGGCTGTCTTTTAATTGGAGGTACATTCCCCTTCATTTGCTTATTATTCTTTCCCACTCATTCctttacatttttttctctctgctTTGAGATGGAACCCTGCGAAGTCGATTTCTAGAATGCTCATATTATACATTCCTTTGAACCTTGCGAAGTCGATTTCTGTTAACACTAACTAATTAATACACTATGTTAGAACATGATACAATATTGTTTATTCTGAATTAAATCCTAACCTAGCATGTCAACTCAGGTGATCCACTTAAACGGATGCTCCCAGTTGCTCCCTTCTAAATTCTGATTTTATGTTAGACCTGTTCTGCTAAATAAGTCCCTACATATTTCCTCAAACATTTATTCACGTGCTAGATCTCTATAATTCTGACCATGCTCTCGatcatttttttataaaactGTTAAGCCTCCTTCTTGATTTCTACATGATGGCATCTCATCTTAGAATATACGTGTTCCTtgtaaacaagaaaatttgatTGGCAAAGAACCCTAAAACCAATTGACGATTAACTTAAACTGAAGCCGCTTATCTCACCAATTGAAATCCTATTTTTTTCTGAACCAAGCATCAAGTAACACAATAACAATCAATCAGTCAAGCTTCTTTCATCAAGTAACACAATAACATCAAGTAGTCAAGCTTCTTTCATTAAAATATCTACTTGAGCTGGCCCTAATAGAAGGTTCTACCTTGATTGATTTGGAGATGTATACATCTGATTGCTGGAGGTGAATTGTGGTTCTCTAATTAATCCCCCTGCCTCCTTGCTGCCTGGATCCGACGCCTGTAACGCCAAATCGCAGACTGTTCTTCTCTTTCCCCGCATCCTTTTCTCCCTGCTACGACACCTGCCCACCTCCTTCCCTCGCTCCCGCTTCCTCTCCTTGTTTAGTGTGTATGGCAGCACGTCGGAGATGGTCTCCTCGAGGAGGTGCTTGGTGGAGTGCGGATCTGAAGAAGCCCACGGGGCCGTGGCCGGATAGGGCCGCCGCTGTcactcctcttcctccggCCGCCCCACGAACTCGTTCCCCTCCGTCCTCTTCCTCGCGATCCTTCAGGAGTTCAGGGGCGATGGCGTCACGTTCAGCGTGGCGACGACGTCTTGGAGCGAGGGCTCGCGAGAAAATTTAGGGGCGGGATGGTCTCCGGCGGCCAAAGGCCTCGGAGGAGAGAATTGGTGGACGACAGGATAGCTGCAGTGGCGGGACACTTGCCAGGACGGAGGTTTGGATgacgagggcggcggccgccgccgctagggCCGGGGACAGGGGGAAGGTCTCGTGGGGAAGGCGAGTTGATTTCGGGgatgccttttcttttttcttttctttttgcgtgCGGAGGCgttggttttcttttcctgcagGAGCGATCGCGGAGAGAGGCAGACCGGAGGACGCACGATGGACTAACGTAATCGAGAATTAAAGAATAGTAAagaaaatacgtctagatacatgtaaaaatCACTTAATAAGAGTACGTATTTAGGGGTCATTTTCGCATTTTTACAGTACAAAAATGGTAAACCGTTTTTTAGAGGGCCCGAACCCAAGGTGCTTGCTGTCAGCCCAATTATCCTACTACTGGATCAGGCCCATAACTAGTCCTACTACCCGACAATCGTCCAAACGACGGCGAGGCACTGCAGCCGAAGTACGGCCCAGCTCCAACTCTCCGGAAGGAACAGGACGCCGcgccggccccggcggcggcgatttGGTTCGCAACCGCGGGCATACCTCTCCCGCCCGTTAATTTCTCCTTGACCGCTTCGACGTCCTTGCCGGGAAAGCAAGGAGGTATACACCGCCGTCGCGCGCCTTACATTGCATTCCGTGTTCGTATTAGATGCCTTCGTTTCAAGAAAGGAAGGGAGAAGGACAGTTTCATATATTCTTTTTGCCTCATTCGTTTATAGGTTTCCACAAGAGTATGTCTGCACTGCAACATGCGTTTTCTTTGACAAGATTAGTTTAGTTTCTGCGTGAAGGAGGATTCGACCATCCTTTcatgaaccttttttttttcgaggagGTTCATGAACCTTTTAACTGAATCCTTATTATTCCGTCGCTTGAATTCTGCCATATTCATGTATCggtagaaaggaaaagaactATATCAAAGTAAGTCACAGGTACTTTTTCTCACCCATGATTGCAGTTGGATGGAAAATTGGCTAGGAAATTAGCCCATTCAGGGCTAGTTCGGTTGAATCATCCCCGGTGGGGATCAAGAGGGAATGATGTGATTGCAGTTCAATTCATCTTCAGTCCCTTCCAATCCTCTCCAATAGCTCCAGGGAATGGTAGAACCGAACGAGCCCTCAGAGCGTACCTAGGTGACAATGTTGATTTACTGATTCCCCTCTTTATTTAGATTTTGGAGGTGGGAAGGAACATGAGGACTTACCAAATTCATAGTCATCTACAATTATGTTTTACTTGCGCTTTGGATATTGACAATCTTAAAGTATGTACATACTCGTTTCGTCACTATATATACTGGTCAAGATTTACCCCTTAGTGCCTTTACCAGAATATTGATGGATAGTGTAGCCAaaatcttcttgttcttcgaaGCCATTTGATGTATCTGTATCGACATGTTCCAGTtcactttaaaaaaaacaaggaaaaacaaCTAGTCCCTTGGTTTCTTTCAGCTGAACTAACATCTTAATTTCAAGCTAGTTTTTTTATGCTGAGTTAGCTTTCTCCAATGGAATCTAACTGAAGTTTTTGTCTCATTCCTAGAGTATTATCTGAGAAACACAAAGCCCTTTTGGATCTTTGGACACTTCATTAGGAAAGGTCAGGGATGCTTTTGTGTTGATTTTGTTGTGTACTTAGAGGACCCAACCACTATGTGTATCTGTATCAGACTGTGCCCCTAGCCCACGACCTATATttgagttttgtttctgtCCAGAATGATGAAGACTGCAAGAACACTAGCTGCTGAATAAATGGTGAGAAAATGTAATCACTTCGCCTCTGTGAAAACTCCACCGGCTTGGATGATCATAACCAGGATCTTTCACCTGTCATCACTTCACATCTGTTAAGTAAATATCTGGACATACTCAACAAGGGTCTTTCATCTTTCATCTGGTAAGGAAACAAGATCTGATTCCATTCAACGTAAGCTGGCCATCAGAAAACAAGACTGACATGACAGACTAATTATCTTGAAGATGGAATTCAAACAGATGTATTTTCTACACGTCCGACGCAACTATTGAAAACCCAGAAGTCATGGTTCTGTTCTATAGCCCTTGTTACCATGCTCATTGCTTTTTTTGTAATCCAAGGCACCCCATAGTTGTCTGTGTACACATTAACATTCCATCATATTATACTGCTCTTTGTTCACTTGAAATATTAAAGTGACTGAACAAGTAGCCAACAACACATATCTGCTACCTGAGATAATAACTATGGTACCTTATCAGTTAAGTTGTAGACACCACACTATTATTCAGAGCATCGATTTTTTAGAACTACTTGCACTGGATCTTATCACCCTGGGTTGTCCATATGCTAAGATAATCTTTCGTCAAATCCAATCAGAACCATGGAACGGTGCTGTAGCTACTGTCAGATAGAGCTGCAGTAGAGAACATCTGGTCCACCTCGATTTCTGCATCTGATCTTTTGGCGAAGCGGCCCTTGATCCTTGGCCGTGCTTCAGCATACGCCTTCCTTGTTGCATAACGCGTGGTCTTCTCAAACTTTctagtcttcttcttctccttgtacCTGAGAACCCTGGCTTCTCTGTCCATGGAGCTGATATGATGTGGCATCTGAAGTGAAGGACCTGAGAAGACGTCGATGGCTCCAGCAGGTGTCAGGATGCTGGAATTTTTCATATCTATCACCGTATTGTCTGGGACTATACCCACTTCCGTTGATGAGAAAGATATCTGAGATGGAATCAGAAAATGGTCACTCAAATGTGCAAATCATATGGACATTGCAGATGTTAGAAACCCTCCATGACATGTAGATGCGCTGAATTTAAGAGGTGAACATTACCCGCTCAACAATAGCCCAAGTTTAATTTTCAACTCTGAACTTCAGTACCGATTAGAGACACCTCTCAACTCTCAAAACCATTTACTTTACCCTATATACCCAAACCTGGGTGGTTTTGGGTCTCCCAGGTGTCAATCTTTTTGCTGAAGTAGTGTCcatgtggaaaaaaaatagttttggggAAAACAATTCCAGAAAActaataaaatataaaaa
This is a stretch of genomic DNA from Brachypodium distachyon strain Bd21 chromosome 1, Brachypodium_distachyon_v3.0, whole genome shotgun sequence. It encodes these proteins:
- the LOC100833756 gene encoding basic leucine zipper 43, whose amino-acid sequence is MNSGEVASVLLPPVVHFPPPDASTVSFEPHRYQYHQIAAAHDHFLFQYCHGFVDDEPFPLDNPPPPAPAIRNNGSTTSSDEPAAGAERQRAEERRKRRVASNRESARRSRVRKQKQLGQLRAQAAQLRDANRELLDRLNRAIRDCARVVRDNSRLREERAELHRRLRELVVPVPVVDGDAGVEVESSVAGIDEDDDESIMVAIATT